Proteins from a single region of Segatella copri:
- the ppdK gene encoding pyruvate, phosphate dikinase, whose product MNEKRVYTFGNGKAEGNAQMREVLGGKGANLAEMNLIGVPVPPGFTITTDTCNEYYEVGEEKIKELLQDEVKAAVAHTEALMNSKFGSVENPLLVSVRSGARASMPGMMDTILNLGLNDEVAEGLVKKTGNPHFVYDSYRRFVQMYGDVVMGLKPVNKEDIDPFEAIIEKVKKEQGVTLDKDLSVESLKKLVELFKAAIKEQTGQDFPTNPIDQLWGAICAVFRSWMNERAILYRKMEGIPDEWGTAVSVMAMVFGNMGDTSATGVCFSRDAGNGENLFNGEYLINAQGEDVVAGIRTPQQITKIGSQRWAERAGISEEERAAKYPSMEEAMPELYKELDALQDKLEHHYHDMQDMEFTVQEGKLWFLQTRNGKRTGTAMVKIAMDLLHEGMIDEKTAILRCEPQKLDELLHPVFDKLALSKAKVITQGLPASPGAACGQIVFHADDAQEWHEDGKKVIMVRIETSPEDLAGMSAAEGILTARGGMTSHAAVVARGMGKCCVSGAGSINVDYKTKTVEIEGVVYKEGDYISLNGTTGQVYAGQIETKAAELSGDFKELMDLCDKYTKMEIRTNADTPHDAEVARAFGAKGIGLTRTEHMFFDDQKIVAMREMILADSVEGREKALAKLLPYQKADFYGILKAMDGCHVNIRLLDPPLHEFVPHDLAGQQTMAKEMGVSVEEIKKRVNSLAENNPMLGHRGCRLGITFPEITAMQTRAILGAACELKKEGYNPCPEIMVPLIGTVQELKQQKAIILATSKEVFAEYGVEVEFEIGTMIEIPRAALTAGQIAEEAQYFSFGTNDLTQMTFGYSRDDIASFLPAYMEKKILKVDPFQVLDQEGVGQLIKMAVENGRATRPNLRTGICGEHGGEPSSVKFCAKVGMNYASCSPFRVPIARLAAAQAAVEE is encoded by the coding sequence ATGAACGAAAAAAGAGTTTATACATTCGGAAACGGAAAAGCAGAAGGCAATGCCCAAATGCGAGAAGTACTTGGTGGTAAAGGCGCGAACCTTGCCGAAATGAACCTGATTGGTGTACCTGTTCCTCCAGGTTTCACCATTACTACAGACACTTGTAATGAATATTATGAAGTGGGTGAGGAAAAAATCAAAGAACTTCTTCAGGACGAAGTGAAGGCTGCAGTGGCTCATACTGAGGCTTTGATGAACAGCAAGTTCGGTTCTGTAGAGAATCCACTCCTCGTATCAGTACGTTCGGGTGCTCGTGCATCTATGCCTGGTATGATGGATACCATCCTCAACCTCGGTTTGAATGACGAAGTAGCTGAGGGATTGGTCAAGAAGACCGGTAACCCTCATTTCGTATACGATTCATATCGCCGTTTCGTACAGATGTACGGTGACGTCGTTATGGGATTGAAGCCTGTAAACAAGGAAGATATCGACCCATTTGAGGCTATCATCGAAAAGGTGAAGAAAGAGCAGGGCGTTACACTTGACAAGGACCTCTCTGTAGAGTCGCTCAAGAAGCTCGTTGAACTCTTCAAGGCTGCCATCAAGGAGCAGACCGGTCAGGATTTCCCTACCAACCCAATCGATCAGCTCTGGGGCGCTATCTGCGCTGTGTTCCGTTCTTGGATGAACGAGCGTGCTATCCTATACCGCAAGATGGAAGGTATTCCTGATGAGTGGGGTACTGCCGTATCTGTCATGGCGATGGTATTCGGTAACATGGGCGATACATCTGCTACAGGTGTTTGCTTCTCACGTGACGCTGGTAATGGTGAGAATCTCTTCAATGGTGAGTATCTTATCAATGCACAGGGTGAGGACGTGGTAGCCGGTATCCGTACTCCACAGCAGATTACGAAAATCGGTTCTCAGCGCTGGGCTGAGCGTGCAGGTATCTCTGAAGAGGAGCGTGCTGCCAAGTATCCTTCTATGGAAGAGGCTATGCCTGAACTCTATAAGGAACTCGACGCGCTGCAGGATAAGCTGGAGCACCACTATCACGATATGCAGGATATGGAGTTCACCGTACAGGAAGGCAAACTCTGGTTCCTCCAGACTCGTAATGGTAAGCGTACAGGTACAGCTATGGTGAAGATTGCCATGGATCTCCTCCACGAGGGTATGATTGATGAGAAGACTGCTATCCTGCGCTGTGAGCCTCAGAAGCTCGATGAACTTTTGCATCCGGTATTCGATAAGCTGGCTCTCTCTAAGGCTAAGGTCATCACACAGGGTCTCCCTGCATCTCCAGGTGCTGCCTGCGGTCAGATTGTATTCCACGCTGACGATGCTCAGGAGTGGCATGAGGACGGCAAGAAGGTCATCATGGTTCGTATCGAAACATCTCCAGAAGACCTCGCTGGTATGTCTGCTGCCGAGGGTATCCTTACCGCTCGTGGTGGTATGACTTCTCACGCTGCCGTTGTAGCCCGTGGTATGGGTAAATGCTGTGTATCAGGCGCCGGCTCTATCAACGTAGATTACAAGACCAAGACTGTAGAGATTGAAGGCGTAGTTTACAAGGAGGGTGATTATATCTCTCTGAACGGTACTACAGGTCAGGTTTACGCAGGACAGATTGAGACAAAGGCTGCAGAACTTTCAGGCGACTTCAAGGAGCTGATGGACCTCTGCGACAAATATACAAAGATGGAAATCCGTACCAATGCAGATACTCCACATGATGCTGAGGTAGCCCGTGCATTCGGTGCCAAGGGTATCGGTCTGACACGTACAGAGCACATGTTCTTCGATGATCAGAAGATCGTTGCGATGCGTGAGATGATTCTGGCAGACTCTGTTGAGGGTCGCGAGAAGGCACTTGCCAAGCTCCTCCCATATCAGAAGGCTGACTTCTATGGAATCCTCAAGGCAATGGATGGCTGCCACGTGAACATCCGCTTGCTCGACCCACCTCTCCACGAGTTCGTACCTCACGATTTGGCTGGTCAGCAGACCATGGCTAAGGAGATGGGCGTAAGCGTAGAGGAAATCAAGAAGCGTGTAAACTCTCTGGCAGAGAACAACCCAATGCTCGGTCATCGCGGTTGCCGTCTCGGTATCACATTCCCAGAGATTACAGCCATGCAGACCCGTGCCATCCTCGGTGCAGCTTGCGAGTTGAAGAAGGAGGGTTATAACCCATGTCCTGAAATCATGGTTCCGCTCATCGGTACCGTTCAGGAGCTCAAGCAGCAGAAGGCTATCATCCTCGCTACTTCTAAGGAGGTATTCGCTGAGTACGGCGTAGAGGTAGAATTTGAGATTGGTACCATGATTGAGATTCCTCGTGCTGCCCTTACTGCAGGTCAGATTGCAGAGGAGGCTCAGTACTTCTCATTCGGTACTAACGACTTGACACAGATGACCTTCGGTTACTCTCGTGATGACATCGCTTCCTTCCTCCCTGCATACATGGAGAAGAAGATCTTGAAGGTTGACCCATTCCAGGTTCTCGACCAGGAGGGTGTTGGTCAGCTCATCAAGATGGCTGTAGAGAATGGTCGTGCTACCCGTCCTAACCTGCGCACTGGTATCTGCGGTGAGCACGGTGGTGAGCCTTCATCAGTTAAGTTCTGCGCTAAGGTCGGCATGAACTACGCTTCATGCTCACCATTCCGCGTGCCTATCGCCAGACTTGCTGCGGCGCAGGCTGCTGTTGAAGAATAA
- the rlmD gene encoding 23S rRNA (uracil(1939)-C(5))-methyltransferase RlmD encodes MARKRKPLPLLENITIEAVAAEGKCITRVDEQVIFVPFCVPGDVVDLQVVKKKHKYCEAKVVRFIKKSEVRQEPMCKHFGICGGCKWQNLPYEEQIKAKQKQVEDQLTRIGKIELPEFRPIMGSVKTQEYRNKIEFGCSNKRWFTAEELAQLPQKENDTVTSLKERHAQNAIGFHITGAFDKIYPIRKCWLMDDLCNEIRNFVFEYADSHDYTFYDLREQHGLLRNMMIRNSNTGEWMLVFQFHYDEEGDEQRALELMQQVADKFPQITSLMYVDNQKGNDTINDLELSLFKGNDHIYELMEDLKFKVGPKSFYQTNTEQAYHLYCVAREFANLTGDELVYDLYTGTGTIANFVAHKAKKVIGIEYVPEAIEDAKVNSQVNNIENTLFYAGDMKDILTNDFIAQHGRPDVIITDPPRAGMHPDVINVILNAAPKRIVYVSCNPATQARDLQLMDAEYKVAAVQPVDMFPHTPHVENVVLLEKR; translated from the coding sequence ATGGCAAGAAAACGTAAACCATTACCTCTGTTAGAGAACATCACCATCGAGGCAGTAGCAGCCGAGGGTAAGTGCATCACACGCGTAGATGAACAGGTCATCTTCGTACCTTTCTGCGTGCCAGGAGATGTTGTCGACTTGCAGGTAGTAAAGAAGAAACATAAGTATTGCGAAGCCAAGGTGGTTCGCTTCATCAAGAAGAGCGAGGTGCGACAGGAGCCTATGTGCAAGCACTTCGGCATCTGCGGCGGATGCAAATGGCAGAACCTGCCTTACGAGGAGCAGATCAAGGCTAAGCAGAAGCAGGTGGAAGACCAGCTCACCCGCATCGGAAAGATTGAACTACCTGAGTTCCGCCCTATCATGGGCAGCGTGAAGACTCAGGAGTACCGCAACAAGATAGAGTTCGGATGCAGCAACAAGCGATGGTTCACCGCCGAGGAACTGGCACAGCTCCCTCAGAAAGAGAATGATACCGTAACATCGCTCAAGGAGCGCCACGCCCAGAACGCCATCGGTTTCCATATCACCGGAGCCTTCGACAAGATTTATCCTATCAGGAAGTGCTGGCTGATGGATGACCTCTGCAACGAAATCCGCAACTTCGTATTCGAATATGCAGATTCTCACGACTATACCTTCTACGACCTGCGTGAGCAGCACGGTTTGCTCCGCAACATGATGATCCGTAATTCGAACACCGGAGAGTGGATGCTCGTCTTCCAGTTCCACTACGATGAGGAGGGCGATGAACAGAGAGCATTGGAACTGATGCAGCAGGTGGCTGACAAGTTCCCTCAGATTACATCGCTCATGTATGTAGACAACCAGAAGGGAAACGATACCATCAACGACCTAGAACTCAGCCTCTTCAAGGGCAACGACCATATCTACGAACTGATGGAAGACCTGAAGTTCAAGGTGGGTCCGAAGAGTTTCTACCAGACCAATACCGAGCAGGCTTACCACCTCTACTGCGTGGCACGCGAGTTTGCCAACCTTACCGGAGATGAGCTGGTTTACGACCTCTATACCGGCACCGGAACCATCGCCAACTTCGTGGCTCACAAGGCAAAAAAGGTAATCGGTATCGAGTACGTGCCAGAGGCCATAGAGGATGCCAAGGTGAATTCTCAGGTGAACAACATCGAGAACACCCTCTTCTATGCAGGCGACATGAAGGATATCCTGACCAACGATTTCATCGCACAGCACGGTCGACCTGACGTCATCATCACCGACCCACCACGTGCCGGAATGCACCCAGACGTAATAAACGTCATCCTGAATGCAGCACCAAAGCGCATCGTATACGTAAGCTGCAACCCGGCAACCCAGGCTCGCGACCTGCAGCTGATGGATGCGGAGTATAAGGTAGCTGCCGTACAGCCGGTGGATATGTTCCCTCATACCCCTCACGTAGAGAACGTGGTATTGCTCGAAAAGAGATAA
- a CDS encoding porin — protein MKKTIIMALMAAASVSASAQQKQTIEIPSWLSNVKLSGYGMTQYQYNGQKDAESNSFNIRMARISLEGRIAGDFYWKTQIQFNGNTSTLGSSPRMVDLFAEWQKYEYFKVKIGQFKNPFTFENPMHPIDQGFMGYSQNVSKLAGFSDRAGEHASNGRDIGLQFQGDFLKNANGRNLLHYQIGVFNGQGTNTKDVDQQKNVIGGVWVMPVSGMRIGAFGWTGSYARKGTWNDDEQGNIIYEKDAAGNSVLDKEGKPVKKTFSGTRSLNQNRYAFSFEYKKDGWTVRSEYIHSTGKAFAKSITNFNDANAKACNLNAKIGDKAQGVYGLVIAPLAQLPKNSRIDVKARYDMYQPNGKSDMQRTQYEAGLNFHIGKRISILTEYALINDKTLAKHNYSMADAEVCFRF, from the coding sequence ATGAAGAAAACCATCATCATGGCACTCATGGCTGCAGCTTCGGTCTCAGCCAGCGCCCAGCAGAAGCAGACCATCGAAATACCATCATGGTTGAGCAACGTGAAATTGTCGGGGTATGGAATGACCCAGTATCAGTACAACGGACAGAAAGATGCTGAATCCAACTCATTCAACATCCGTATGGCGCGTATCTCTCTCGAAGGTCGCATAGCAGGCGACTTCTACTGGAAAACTCAGATTCAGTTCAACGGCAACACCTCTACCCTCGGTTCCAGTCCGAGAATGGTGGATCTGTTTGCTGAATGGCAGAAATATGAATACTTCAAGGTGAAGATTGGTCAGTTCAAGAACCCATTCACCTTTGAGAATCCGATGCACCCTATCGACCAGGGCTTCATGGGATATTCACAGAACGTGAGCAAGCTGGCTGGTTTCAGCGACCGTGCCGGAGAACATGCATCCAACGGCCGTGACATCGGTCTTCAATTCCAGGGCGATTTTCTCAAGAATGCCAACGGCAGAAACCTGCTGCACTATCAGATTGGTGTATTCAACGGACAGGGAACCAATACCAAGGACGTTGACCAGCAGAAGAATGTGATTGGTGGTGTATGGGTAATGCCTGTAAGCGGCATGCGCATCGGTGCCTTCGGATGGACCGGTTCTTATGCAAGAAAGGGAACCTGGAACGACGATGAACAGGGAAACATTATCTACGAGAAAGATGCTGCTGGAAATTCTGTTCTTGACAAGGAAGGAAAACCTGTAAAAAAGACATTCAGCGGTACACGCAGCCTGAACCAGAACCGCTACGCCTTCTCTTTCGAATACAAGAAAGACGGCTGGACTGTACGTTCTGAGTATATCCACTCTACCGGCAAGGCTTTTGCCAAGAGCATCACCAACTTCAACGATGCCAACGCCAAGGCCTGCAATCTGAATGCAAAAATCGGCGACAAGGCACAGGGTGTATATGGATTGGTCATTGCCCCATTGGCTCAGCTGCCAAAGAACAGCCGTATCGACGTGAAGGCGCGTTACGACATGTATCAGCCTAACGGCAAGAGCGACATGCAGAGAACCCAGTATGAGGCAGGTTTGAACTTCCACATCGGCAAGCGAATCTCTATCCTTACCGAGTATGCGCTCATCAACGACAAGACACTCGCGAAGCATAATTACTCCATGGCAGATGCCGAGGTTTGCTTTCGATTCTAA
- a CDS encoding DUF3078 domain-containing protein codes for MKIKIGLLVLAFLSALTPVSAQRKLKKVAPGEASKNRLAEIYADSLLMCRQRIDSMKMDSGDSRYAQLFTPLTFYHGPAARMLRLKPQDGVKDSLGTMLDQTLMEVYLKRPDLVRNTETHLKEVGAPLAAQSKPKKNHPDIVEQVAPKAIEVDAAPMDIVITRPNFWTIGGDYYLQFLQNYVSDNWYKGGESNYSVLGRVTMFANYNNKQKVKWDNKVEMRLGYQTSKGDTVHTLKTSDDMIRYTGKLGLQASRKWYYTIQLVGQTQFTHGYKSNDKTVYSDFFSPFNLNLSVGMDYNVDWFNHRLKGSAHLAPLAFNWKYVGRASLATRYGLDEGKHGMTDYGSECTFDLSWQIADNIKWKTRLWGYTTYKRAEIEWENTITFQFNRYISTNIFLYPRFDDGVKRKDDKSYWQFKEFMSVGFSYSF; via the coding sequence ATGAAAATAAAAATTGGATTACTCGTTCTTGCGTTCCTTTCGGCTCTGACGCCTGTTTCTGCCCAGCGCAAATTGAAGAAGGTGGCACCCGGAGAGGCATCGAAGAACAGACTGGCTGAAATCTATGCTGACTCGCTCTTGATGTGCCGTCAGCGCATCGATTCCATGAAGATGGATTCCGGGGACAGCAGATATGCCCAGCTCTTTACGCCGCTCACCTTCTATCATGGGCCGGCAGCCCGCATGTTGCGACTCAAGCCTCAGGACGGGGTGAAGGATTCGCTCGGAACGATGCTCGACCAGACGCTGATGGAGGTATATCTCAAGCGTCCCGACCTGGTGCGCAATACCGAGACTCATCTCAAGGAGGTAGGGGCACCGCTGGCTGCGCAGAGCAAACCGAAGAAGAATCATCCTGATATCGTAGAGCAGGTGGCTCCGAAGGCGATTGAGGTGGATGCGGCGCCGATGGATATCGTCATCACCCGTCCTAACTTCTGGACCATAGGTGGCGATTATTATCTGCAGTTCCTGCAAAACTATGTTTCTGACAACTGGTATAAGGGTGGTGAGAGCAATTATTCGGTGCTCGGAAGAGTGACGATGTTTGCCAACTACAATAACAAGCAGAAGGTAAAATGGGATAATAAGGTGGAGATGCGCCTGGGTTATCAGACTTCGAAGGGTGATACGGTTCATACGCTGAAAACGAGCGACGATATGATACGATACACCGGAAAACTCGGTCTGCAGGCTTCCAGGAAGTGGTATTATACCATCCAGCTGGTTGGCCAGACTCAGTTTACGCATGGTTACAAGAGTAATGACAAGACGGTTTATTCCGATTTCTTCTCGCCATTCAATCTGAACCTCTCTGTCGGTATGGATTATAATGTAGACTGGTTCAATCACCGCCTGAAGGGTAGTGCCCATCTGGCTCCTCTGGCTTTCAACTGGAAGTATGTGGGCAGAGCGTCGCTGGCTACGCGGTACGGACTGGATGAGGGGAAGCATGGCATGACCGATTACGGTTCTGAGTGTACCTTCGACCTGTCGTGGCAGATAGCGGATAATATCAAGTGGAAGACCCGTCTCTGGGGATACACCACTTACAAGCGTGCTGAAATAGAGTGGGAAAACACCATTACCTTCCAGTTTAACCGCTATATTTCTACCAACATCTTCCTCTATCCGCGTTTCGACGATGGTGTGAAGCGCAAGGATGATAAGAGCTATTGGCAGTTTAAGGAATTCATGTCAGTAGGTTTCTCTTATTCATTCTAG
- a CDS encoding CTP synthase, whose amino-acid sequence MAETKYIFVTGGVVSSLGKGIISSSIGKLLQARGYNITIQKFDPYINIDPGTLNPYEHGECYVTVDGMETDLDLGHYERFTGIQTTKANSLTTGRIYKAVIDKERRGDYLGKTIQVVPHITDEIKRNVKLLGKKYHYDFVITEIGGTIGDIESAPYMEAIRQLKWELGKNAINVHLTYVPYLKAAGELKTKPTQHSVKELQSVGIQPDILILRAEKNLEEGIMKKVASFCNVDLDCVIQSEDLPSIYEVPVNMQNQGLDTAILRKMGEPIGETPALGPWKTFLDRRNKATEVVNIGLVGKYDLQDAYKSIRESLSHAGTYNDHKVKITFINSEYLTEENVAEQLKGQDGIVICPGFGQRGIEGKIIAAHYTRTHDIPTFGICLGMQMMVIEFARNVLGYKDANSREMDEKTPHNVIDIMEEQKNISNMGGTMRLGAYECVLKQGSRVFNIYKKEHIQERHRHRYEFNNEFQHEFEKNGMMCVGRNPESDLVEIVEIPGLKWYVGTQYHPEYQSTVLKPHPLFMDFVKTAIENKK is encoded by the coding sequence GTGGCTGAAACAAAGTACATCTTCGTAACTGGTGGTGTGGTTTCTTCTTTGGGTAAAGGAATCATATCTTCATCCATCGGTAAACTTCTTCAAGCAAGAGGTTACAACATTACTATCCAAAAGTTTGACCCATACATCAACATCGACCCGGGTACGCTGAACCCGTATGAGCATGGTGAGTGCTACGTAACGGTAGATGGTATGGAGACCGACCTCGACCTCGGACACTACGAGCGATTCACCGGCATTCAAACTACGAAAGCGAATTCTCTCACCACTGGTCGTATCTACAAGGCAGTCATCGACAAGGAGCGTCGTGGCGATTATCTCGGCAAAACCATCCAGGTGGTGCCTCACATCACCGACGAGATCAAGCGCAACGTGAAGTTGCTCGGCAAGAAGTATCACTATGACTTCGTGATTACCGAGATTGGCGGAACCATCGGCGACATAGAGAGCGCCCCTTACATGGAGGCTATCCGACAGCTGAAATGGGAGCTGGGCAAGAACGCCATCAACGTTCACCTTACCTATGTGCCTTATCTGAAGGCAGCAGGCGAGTTGAAGACAAAGCCTACCCAGCACTCCGTGAAGGAACTGCAGAGCGTAGGTATTCAACCAGATATCCTGATTCTCCGCGCCGAGAAGAATCTCGAAGAGGGAATCATGAAGAAGGTAGCAAGTTTCTGTAACGTAGACCTGGACTGCGTGATTCAGAGCGAAGACCTTCCTAGCATCTACGAGGTGCCTGTAAACATGCAGAACCAGGGCCTCGACACCGCCATCCTCCGCAAGATGGGCGAGCCTATCGGCGAGACACCTGCACTGGGTCCTTGGAAGACATTCCTCGACCGCAGAAACAAGGCTACAGAGGTGGTAAACATCGGTCTCGTAGGCAAGTACGACCTGCAGGATGCATACAAGAGTATCCGCGAGAGTCTCTCGCATGCCGGTACCTACAACGACCACAAGGTGAAGATTACCTTCATCAACTCAGAATATCTCACAGAAGAGAACGTGGCAGAACAGCTGAAGGGACAGGACGGTATCGTCATCTGCCCAGGCTTCGGCCAGCGAGGCATCGAGGGCAAGATTATCGCCGCCCACTATACCCGCACCCACGACATCCCTACCTTCGGCATCTGCCTGGGTATGCAGATGATGGTCATCGAGTTTGCCCGCAACGTATTGGGCTACAAGGATGCCAACTCACGCGAGATGGACGAGAAGACTCCACACAATGTCATCGACATCATGGAGGAGCAGAAGAACATATCAAACATGGGTGGAACCATGCGTCTCGGCGCTTACGAGTGTGTGCTGAAACAGGGTTCACGCGTGTTCAATATCTATAAGAAAGAGCATATTCAGGAACGCCACCGCCACCGCTATGAGTTCAACAACGAGTTCCAGCATGAATTCGAGAAGAACGGTATGATGTGCGTAGGCAGAAACCCTGAGAGCGACCTGGTAGAAATCGTAGAAATCCCAGGCTTGAAGTGGTACGTAGGTACACAGTATCATCCTGAATACCAGAGTACGGTGCTGAAACCACATCCACTTTTCATGGATTTCGTAAAGACAGCAATAGAAAACAAAAAGTAA
- the yidC gene encoding membrane protein insertase YidC produces MNKNNIIGFLLIAVVLIGFSWYNQPSAEEQKAAFVQDSIAKAKHAEMEKASKAAAAKRQTNAKAKVEADSTALFYSALKGQAKKIVLKNEKVELTLNTKGATVEKAVIKGYVGHNLQVKDGSADAKDVTLFDGNDQSLKFMLEAKEANIITSDLYFTPSNVTDKSVTMTAVAGEGKTLTLTYTLGNDYMLHMSLQANGMAGLFSPNYNKMDVDWSDKARQQERGFMFENRYTTLTYHNAEGGTDHLNEGSEKIDEKIEEAIDWVSFKNQFFSAIIVAKDNFEKDAFMTSIPQEKGSGYLKQFQAKMKTAFDPTGKKASEFEFYFGPNDFQILKNTEKESTFGKDLEFQKLVYLGWPIIRWINRFFTLYVFDWLSNIFPMGIVLILITLLLKLITYPMVKKSYMSSAKMRVLKPKLEAATAQYNKPEDQMQKQQAMMAEYAKYGVSPLSGCVPMLIQMPVWVAMFNFVPNAIQLRGEKFLWMNDLSTFDPIFEWNTNIWLIGDHLSLTCILFCVANLLYSWMTMRQQRDQMVGQQAEQMKMMQWMMYLMPLMFFFMFNDYSAGLNFYYFISLFFSAAIMWTLRKTTDDEKLLAILEKRYQENKNNPKKASGLMARMQALQEMQRKQQEEMMRKQAELNEKKNNLGK; encoded by the coding sequence ATGAACAAGAACAACATTATCGGTTTCCTCCTGATTGCCGTAGTGCTGATTGGCTTTAGCTGGTATAACCAGCCATCTGCCGAAGAACAGAAAGCGGCATTCGTTCAGGACTCCATCGCCAAGGCTAAACATGCCGAGATGGAAAAGGCCAGCAAGGCTGCCGCTGCTAAGCGCCAGACTAATGCCAAAGCAAAGGTTGAGGCAGACTCAACCGCCCTCTTCTATTCGGCACTCAAAGGCCAGGCTAAGAAGATTGTATTGAAAAACGAGAAGGTAGAATTAACACTCAACACCAAGGGTGCTACTGTAGAGAAGGCTGTCATCAAGGGCTATGTGGGACACAACCTGCAGGTGAAAGACGGTTCGGCTGATGCCAAGGACGTAACCCTCTTCGACGGTAACGACCAGAGCCTCAAGTTCATGCTCGAGGCTAAGGAGGCCAACATCATCACCAGCGATCTCTACTTCACTCCATCCAACGTGACCGACAAGTCTGTCACCATGACCGCTGTGGCTGGTGAAGGCAAGACGCTCACCCTGACTTATACATTGGGCAATGACTACATGCTGCACATGAGCCTTCAGGCAAATGGCATGGCGGGTCTGTTCTCACCTAATTATAATAAAATGGATGTTGACTGGAGCGACAAGGCACGCCAGCAGGAACGTGGTTTCATGTTCGAAAACCGTTACACTACCCTCACCTACCATAATGCAGAAGGCGGTACCGACCACCTCAACGAAGGTAGCGAGAAGATTGACGAGAAGATAGAAGAAGCCATCGACTGGGTATCTTTCAAGAACCAATTCTTCTCTGCCATCATCGTAGCAAAGGATAACTTCGAGAAGGATGCTTTCATGACATCTATCCCTCAGGAGAAGGGTTCGGGCTATCTGAAGCAGTTCCAGGCTAAGATGAAGACAGCTTTCGACCCAACCGGTAAGAAGGCATCTGAGTTTGAATTTTACTTCGGTCCTAACGACTTCCAGATTCTGAAGAATACCGAGAAGGAAAGTACCTTCGGCAAGGACTTGGAATTCCAAAAGCTCGTATACCTGGGATGGCCTATCATCCGCTGGATCAACCGTTTCTTCACACTCTACGTATTCGACTGGTTGAGCAATATATTCCCAATGGGTATCGTATTGATTCTCATCACCTTGCTCCTCAAGCTCATCACCTACCCTATGGTGAAGAAGAGCTACATGAGTTCAGCCAAGATGCGCGTGCTGAAACCAAAACTCGAAGCTGCTACAGCTCAGTATAACAAGCCTGAGGACCAGATGCAGAAGCAGCAGGCGATGATGGCGGAATATGCCAAGTATGGTGTAAGCCCATTATCCGGTTGCGTGCCTATGCTGATTCAGATGCCGGTTTGGGTTGCGATGTTCAACTTCGTGCCTAATGCCATCCAGCTTCGTGGTGAGAAGTTCCTGTGGATGAACGACTTGAGCACCTTCGATCCAATCTTCGAATGGAACACCAACATCTGGCTGATTGGCGACCACCTGAGTTTGACCTGTATCCTGTTCTGTGTAGCCAACTTGTTGTACTCTTGGATGACCATGCGTCAGCAGCGCGACCAGATGGTAGGTCAGCAGGCAGAACAGATGAAGATGATGCAGTGGATGATGTATCTCATGCCATTGATGTTCTTCTTCATGTTCAATGACTACTCAGCCGGTCTGAACTTCTACTACTTCATCTCATTGTTCTTCAGTGCCGCTATCATGTGGACCCTGCGCAAGACTACCGACGACGAGAAACTCCTCGCCATCCTTGAGAAGCGCTATCAGGAGAACAAGAACAACCCTAAGAAGGCAAGCGGCCTGATGGCAAGAATGCAGGCTCTCCAAGAGATGCAGCGCAAGCAGCAGGAAGAGATGATGCGCAAGCAGGCAGAACTGAACGAGAAAAAGAACAATCTCGGAAAATAA
- a CDS encoding helix-turn-helix transcriptional regulator, translating into MSNTLSSYVKEMRKQFGLTQVDLAAKSGVGLRFVRELEQGKETLRLDKVNQVLLLFGQEIGPVPIKKE; encoded by the coding sequence ATGAGCAATACATTATCATCATACGTCAAGGAAATGCGCAAGCAATTCGGATTGACGCAAGTAGATCTGGCAGCGAAATCGGGCGTAGGACTCAGATTCGTAAGAGAACTGGAACAGGGAAAGGAAACATTGCGACTCGATAAAGTAAATCAGGTCCTCCTCCTGTTCGGTCAGGAAATAGGCCCCGTTCCTATCAAAAAAGAATAA
- a CDS encoding HipA N-terminal domain-containing protein codes for MKQGKIYLYDQYVGLLTEDETGFTFAYDSDYLASDGAEAVSLTLPLSDEPYHDTVLFPFFDGLIPEGWLLNIAESSWKINQRDRMSLLLACCKDCIGAVSVIPADDSPAEATNASPQN; via the coding sequence ATGAAACAAGGAAAAATATATCTCTACGACCAATACGTAGGTCTGCTGACGGAAGACGAGACAGGCTTTACCTTCGCCTATGATTCAGATTATCTGGCATCGGATGGAGCGGAAGCCGTAAGTCTGACGCTTCCCTTATCCGATGAGCCCTACCACGATACCGTACTGTTCCCATTCTTCGATGGATTAATCCCCGAAGGATGGCTGCTGAACATCGCAGAAAGCAGTTGGAAAATCAACCAGCGCGACAGAATGTCGCTCCTCCTTGCCTGCTGCAAGGATTGCATCGGAGCAGTAAGCGTGATCCCAGCAGATGACTCCCCTGCAGAAGCAACAAATGCTTCACCCCAAAACTAG